The Methanosarcina barkeri MS DNA window CGATTTCAAGAATGATGTAGTCTTTGTCTGGAATGGGACTACAAGCGGAGTCAAAGTACCTAATGGCGACTGGATTCCTGATGACCGGGAAGGGCTCACGCTTTGCGATGCCACTTCTGCTGTATTTGCTATGGACATACCCTTCCATAAATTGGATGTCATTACATTCTCATGGCAGAAGGTTTTAGGTGGGGAAGGTGCACACGGGATGCTGATTTTGTCTCCGCGGGCTGTTCAGCGATTAGAAAGTTATACTCCTGCCTGGCCATTACCCAAGATTTTCCGAATGACCAAAGGTGGTAAACTGAATAAGGGGATTTTTGAAGGCTCTACTATTAATACCCCATCCATGCTGGCTAATGAAGATTGGCTGGCCACAATGAAATGGGCAGAGTCTATCGGAGGGCTTAAAAAACTTATCCAGCGGACAAATGAAAATCTGGCGGTCTTTGAGGCATTTGTTGCTAAAAATAACTGGATCCATTTTTTAGCGGAAACAAAAGAGATAAGATCCAGTACCAGTGTCTGCTTTAAAGTTGATTTACCCGACGAAAAGCTTAAAGCACTGATTAAAACGCTTGAGAATGAAAAAGTTGCTTATGACATCGGTTCTTACCGAGATGCACCTTCGGGTTTGCGCATCTGGTGCGGTGCTACCGTCGAGAAAGAGGATTTACAATGCCTCTGT harbors:
- a CDS encoding phosphoserine transaminase, with product MKPTRVPNNPCFSSGPCAKHPGYSVEELKDTPFGRSHRSKPGKEKLAEAIKRTRDMLGLPDDYLVGIVPASDTGAFEMCLWSMLGCRGVDVLVWESFSKGWATDITKQLKLKDTRVFEAEYGKLPDLKKVDFKNDVVFVWNGTTSGVKVPNGDWIPDDREGLTLCDATSAVFAMDIPFHKLDVITFSWQKVLGGEGAHGMLILSPRAVQRLESYTPAWPLPKIFRMTKGGKLNKGIFEGSTINTPSMLANEDWLATMKWAESIGGLKKLIQRTNENLAVFEAFVAKNNWIHFLAETKEIRSSTSVCFKVDLPDEKLKALIKTLENEKVAYDIGSYRDAPSGLRIWCGATVEKEDLQCLCEWIEWAYNLVK